Part of the Zingiber officinale cultivar Zhangliang chromosome 8A, Zo_v1.1, whole genome shotgun sequence genome, gttccgaaaaattcccgaaaaatttccaaaaattccggaaaattcccttattaatatttgtcattttttcggtattttacagacaatgttaatgcgatgagactagcatgtaggtcaactcgatgacttgatatcacaagttatggatatagagatatcaagttgacacatgagtatgcattgaagaatgtatactgaatgacccgctatgagaaagtatcattgatcgttatatgagtgtcatatactttctcatgtggctattactatgactattagtccttggacctgaagtcaccatggttccctacataaggagttgcatactttggcttcgtcaaacatcatccgtaactgggtggactataaaggcgattactgggtatgtaacaaattatgcggagggatgtgagtgatgtagatgagatctatccctcctatataatgggagtgacatcattattcttgatagagtgagaccactaagtgcatggtcatgcctaaatgagtcaatatgagatattgaactcatttgattatagtgagtctacttggagttcaagatttagattgataagaggatgacaccgtctatgcctcaaattgatcaatctagatgtcaaggatagaaggacattgtcatattgtaacgacccgaccctttggcctcttgggcggcccttgcggcggcccactggcgacctcttatgtcgtcggcccatttggtgacatctaatgtcgtcgaccgacaaccctttggccgtgccgtcaaggatagaaggacattgtcatattgtaacgacccgaccctttggcctcttgggcggcccttgcggcggcccactggcgacctcttatgtcgtcggcccatttggcgacatctaatgtcgtcgaccgacaaccctttggccgtgccgttactcactaggtatttccacccttggccagtgatttttgcctccccaggattcgaactctagacctccaggcttaagtactagagtttataaatccttgtagccaagtgagcgccgcctttttattgtaacgacccgacccctttggcctcttgggcggcccttgcggcgacccactggcggcccttatgtcgtcggcccatttggcgacctctccgctcacttggctaccaggattcataaactctagtacttaagtctggtggtctagagttcgaatcctggggaaggcaaaaatccactgcccaggggtggaaagtcctagtgagtaacggcacggctaagggtcgtcggtcgatgacatgagaggtcgccaaatgggtcgacgacataagggccgccagtgggctgccgcaagggccgcccaagaggccaaaggggtcgggtcgttacaatgccgctcacttggctaccaagattcataaactctactacttagcctggagatctagagttcgaatcctgaggaaggcaaaaatctactgccaagggtggaaagtcctaatgagtaacgacacggccaaagggtcgttggtcgacgatatgagaggtcaccaaatgagccgacgacataagggccgccagttgggccgccacaagggttgcccaagaggccaaagggctgggtcgttataataaaaaggcgcttttttattgtaacgacccggccctttggcctcttgggcggcccttacgGCAGCCCACTGGTGGCCCTTACgtcgtcggtccatttggcgacctctaagacttcccacccctgataatggatttttgccttccccaggattcgaactctagacctccaggcttaaatactagagtttatgaatcttggtagccaagtgagtggcgctcacttggctaccatgattcataaactctagtacttaagcctggaggtctagagttcgaatcctagggaaggcaaaaatccactgccagggggtgggaagtcttagtgagtaatggcacggccaagggtcgccggtcgatgacatgagaggtcgccaaatgggccgacgacgtAAGGGCCACtagtgggccgccacaagggtcgcccaagaggccaaagggccgtgTCGTTACACATATATTGtggagagtcacaattagtagtcacaaggtgatgttggatctcaacattcttataacttgggtagtaatgatgtgttgctagataccgctcattacttatgattctaaatggatttaggagcattaccaacgttacaagaacctagagggtcacacacaaaggaaattagatggagattaggttcatatgatgaaccaagaggattaggttcatgtgatgaaccaaattggattaagagtaatcctaattaagctaattgagttggactcaatttggttcatgtattaaataagtctaattagatttggatttattgagtcaatttaattcaatggatatagattcattaaattaaattggtttgaattaaatggttagatttgatcaaccatgggagagaagaggtcaagtttgacttgacttgagaagggaagatgaaaggtcaagtttgacttgaccaatgccacctcatttgtgagttggcatagagtgcaccaatgatgatgttccacatcatcaaggatagtacatgtgtgtgtcacctcatgagggagatcaagagttatgactcttggtattccatgaagTTTAAAAAACCCCTCttgaagtggtcgaccactttaagtggtgttgaatgtttgtgtgctcattcactccttcttcttcctccactcatcttcttctctccctctcctccaccttggccgaaaccttcaagagtgctagcacactctaaggtttcttctctatttttgcTCTTgtagatacacatagaggggtgttcacttgacacccttgagatccggcaaatttcggacgagcgagataagcgaagggcttcgcatcaaaggtataacttctctatcatgtagatctagtgtagatctaggattagaaaacatgtacacgaacattttaatcttcgcacggatccggtgacatGGAACTTCGAGGTTCCCGCAATGCAAAAAGtagtttttacggcccgaaagttCCAACACTATGgagatggaggcgccttagatgctGGGTGGAGGGGGCCCTCCATgaacttggaggcgccctcaggaggATAAGCAGCAACGATGCAGGGCTTATCCACGCACAGCTGACTCGgagattggaggcaccctcaatgaggttgagggcgccctccataggcTACTTAAGCCCAGTTCAACCAGCAACAAAGGAACAACGAAATCTGACAATCATTCTTCTGCGTGCTGCTCAAAGATCGATCCGACAAAACTGTAGCTCAACCctgacgaccagaagcttcaagtttactgttctaagtcgtcggtataattttatttattactttAATATTGTAATTCAAAACTGTAATTTTCCGAATTGAtaatgattgcccaaagtaaacgctcaacgagcgtgggccttggagtaggagtcgtcctaggctccgaaccaagtaaaacccttggtgttcgtgtgtttgcaattgttttattttatttccgctgcatattttaCTCTATAGTTTtccgaaacgaaagtgaaagtcacgagcgctattcacctccccccccccccaacactTTCCGATCCTACAAGCACTTCTTGGAGCAATAGCTTTCTTATGAAGATGAGTAGTAGAGTGGTAGCACGAATAGGGACTTTGCTCAGAGTTGAATTGAAAATCGATACACTGTCTCAAATCTcgagctccccttttataagcCTAGTTCGATCGATTAAAAATTCGTTTGGTTGACTGATCCCTTTAGTCGACTAATCCTCCTATTGGTCGATTGAACCCCTTGCTTTACTTCATCCCCGAGATCCGATCTTCGCACATTTATGAGCATTaattgatcggtcaaccgatcacctTATTTGGTCAACCAAATAGAGTAGTTTCCATGTTCGCAGAGATTCGCCATTAATTCTCCATTAAAGTTTTAATTGTTTAGTTGACTGATCGGCCTAGCTTCTGTTTTTGTTTTGACACGATCTTATCTCTGTTCTGTATCAacttggttcggtcaaccgatccatgggttcggtcgaccgatcaggccgattcTTGCAAAacatagttaaataaaatatttctataaaataaaattagtatagtaatatatgatgcatgagtagtaattatAGTAGAACTcttttgatctcaacttgaaaccttcccggtttctacAATTCGATcaacgacctagggtttgttcctttccggAACACGACCTCACCATCGCTCctctccaattgcttacctcaacctacctgccaaacattggtcctccaaacctatttgAACTTTACCTCTTATCATCAGATCATCTCATCAGGGCTTCCTCTTGATATTAGATTATCCAGACCTATCGAGCTTTCCTACTGAGTGTCGAgttctctcgacccacttggactttctgccTGGCTTCCACAATTTGCTAAGACTTtttcggttgagtaaacatcctgcacattttgttaacttgttagattacaacaagatttaacttaaatatttgacaacatcaaaactcatatTCGATTCTGGTGTACTCTGCACCAACAACTTTAGGACAAGTTTGAAATTGACATATATTGATAACATTTCTTGTAATTTCCACTCTACACATCCATATCTAGATctatttcattaataaaattggTATGATGATTGTTGTTGAGGTTTGTTACATGCATATATAGTAGGTATGAtctctttagtcctataccaatgaagttaatagACTAAATTATTTACAGGGGTATTCTATACCTATAAAGTTTGATGTAAACTAAAGTTACACTTGTATTTCATATACAACTCACATGTAGtccaagtgagagattgttggatattATTATTTCTATTGGTGAACTTAATTGTAAGTTGTAAATATGAATACAAACTGAATCTATTTAAGTGATCTAACTTGATATTATTGGGTTTCATATTATTAGATGTGGATTTAATATGTAGAACCTTTTAGTCCGATCCATTATTATATATGGGTTGATAACATATTAGTGTCTCTATATAAGGGAGATGCCCCCTTAGGATATCTTGGCATAATCTTTGTTCTCCATTAACGAAGGTTAAGCGGTGTCGTCAACCCTAATTCTCTTGAAAGGTATTTCTTATTGCTtccgtttctttttcttccttagagATATTCAGACGATATTACAAGACAAGGATGACTTTTTAATCAGGTTCTTTATCATTTTTGGTTAATGCTTTTCATATGATATATCATGTTTTAATCATATATGTTGTATTTCCTATTTCGAATTCTTTATGGTTTTTAAAATTCATAGGACTTGGGTTATACAAATTTCATCACTATGAGCTTTATTTCCGGATAAATTGCATTTTGACTAGGAATATCCTTAGTTCCTCATTCTTTTACGCAAAGTTCTCCCCTACGGCATTGCTCACGACCCAACTCAGAAACCTTATTCCAATTCCAAGTGCCCAGGCGCCAGCTATTTATATTGAACCAGCCAACCAACTATTTCTAAATTCAACTAGTTTTTTTCGTCTTCCAATTATTAACTCACATAGCACCAACAGTCGTTGCACTCTTCGGTTCCAATTCACTCAACCTGACAACCAAATGCAATTCACTTCCTGATTCTGCAGCCAAGGCACATAAAATTGTCTACATCATAGTGAGTTTGGTAAGGCAACATAAGTATACTCAGCACAGCCAAGCGAAACCAGTCAAGACCAAGAACAAGATAATTGTAAGTGTGTTCAATTTCATGGCCCATCTTTCTCAAAATGGAAACATCGCGAGGCAGCCAAGCAAAGCCAACCAAGACCGAAGAACAAGATAATTGTGATTGCGTTCAATTTCATGGACCCCAATCTTTCTCAAAATGGTAACATTGCAGGGCGTTCGTGTAGTATCACTTCgattttcaataaatttaaaatgttgaACTACTGATCGCTACTTTCGAATTTACCATGAAAAAAATTACTGTAAAACTGATCATTCTAGGATTAATATACTGGTAAAAAAACAAACAGGTGGGCATGGGCTTTGTAAGCCAATGACAAGACAAACGCCATATGAGTCTAGGTTTGCATTGTCATTTGCCGCCATCGAGACCCATTCAATATTTCCGCGCCTCCCTCGGTCTCATCCACTCAAGGGCCCAGGCCAATGTCAACCTAGCCCACGTGTTTACCACGTgccttaaaagaaaaggaattattcTCTTACTAATGTGATGGTTACAACCTTTGTAGCATTACATCGGAACCGTTCAAATTGGATCCAAGCGTGACATTTTGAAGTTTGGGGGGCCGGCTTGATTTGAATCTTAGAATTCGAGCTTGCGGCGGGGAACAAGGCGGCGAGCGGGGGCGAGATCGCGGATTGCCTCGGCGACGAGGTCCTTAAAGACTAGCCGCTCAATGTCAAGGATGGTGTCGGACATCTCGGGACCCGGTCGGGACCATCCGTCGCTGAGGCTCCTGTTGATGTCCTTCCGCACCGCCCTGCCCACGGCGGCGTCATCCATCCCGCATTCTTCCACCGCCAATGCCAGTTCACGTAAGCCGCGGATATCTGCCCATACTTGTCGAGGCGGCACCTCCTCCTCGCCCGGTGCCGGAGGGGAGATCATGGCCGGCGAGAAGGCGTCCCAGGGGGACACCCGTCGTGTCTGGTCGAGGATCTCGGTCACGGTGTCGAAGAGGAGGCGGCGGTGGAGACGGTCAGCCTTGCATGAGTCGATTGCTTCTCGGCGCTTCTCAAGGACCGCGTACACTGCTGCGCACGCATCGCCATAGCGGTCGCATGCGCGGACGACCTCACAGACATAGCGGTAGTCGGGATTCCCATCCTCCAGTCCACCGTTTGCGTCGCCTTCTATAGTCGACTCGGTCGAGGACCACTGCGACTCTTCCCTGTCGTCCGTCAGCAGATCTGCGGACAGGATTAAGTTATTATCGTGATGATCCACAAACTCAGACCAGCAGGCGAAAGTGTTGGGAATACCTTTGAAGTCGATGGACCGCTTGCTTAGGGGGGAGGGCGAAGGCGAGCCCTCCTCACCGAGGAACGCGAGCGAGTCGAGAACGGAAACGGGGCTTGGTTGCAGATCCGATGCTGTGGATTGCTCCGCTCCGGTGAACGCCGCGATGTTGTGCAATAGCTTGTCGCACCGCTCTAAAAGATTTCGTTCTGGTCTGTACTCCTCTGCTTTTGATCTCTGCATCGTCAAAACCACACATTTTACAACGATGTCGACTTAATCGAAAGGGTTACAGCAGATAGGCAATTGTACCACGAAGTCATATTGAGAGGACACAATGGCCCTGTTCTCGAAAAACGTTGTGGAGGTATCGTCCTCCGCCGGTGAATAAACTCTGTCTTCCGATGATGGATTCGTTGGCCGCCGGCTTCTCGGCGATCGGGCAGCAAGAAAATCCGGCCCCAAAATCTTTGGACTAGATTTTGGGGAGACGATTGGCGAGGTCCTCCGTTGGGGTTGTGAACGCCTGTGTGCCACCTCATTTTGTGGTCGCCGGTTCACCGGTGAGCTCGGGCTCTCAGGCGACTTCGGGGCTCGATTCCTCCGCTCATTTCCTCTTAAGAGACTATCAACTGGCGTGCGCTCACGACGGACAAGCGACGGGCTCTGGGGCGCAGCGCCGATTTTAggcagcagcagaggcgactcgCCAGTACGCCCTCGTAGAGCCTTGGTTGTGGATTTCATAATAACTATTGGAGCGCCTTCGTGGGTCAGGCATTGGTTGCTGTAAGGATTCCGGCAGCCACCGACTAGAGGAGAAGGGTTGGAGTGGAGGAGTCCTTTTAGATGGAGTACCTCCAAAATTTGCTTTACCGTCTCCATATCCTTCGCAGGCTCGTCGATTCCTCGCATCCTTAGCCGCTTCTCTATCTCTCCATATAGAGTCCCAGGGCGCTTCGACTCCGGGAAGATGTCCTCGGCGTCAAAGAAGATCTTCCGCTGTAGCGGAGGTAGCGGTCCATTCTTCGACGGCGGCATTGCCTTCGTCGTGTTATTGAGTTTGAACTTAGCCAGGCTGACCGATTTAAAGAACTCCTCGGCGGAGATCGGCTCAGATCTGGCGGGGCCTGGATGCGCATTGTGCATCGAGCTCACGCCGACGAAGCCATAGCACGACAGATCCTTACGGATTCGTGACTCGGAGGCAGATCGTTGGAGCTTGGCCCCGATGGGCTCAGCTCCGCCTTCGCTTCTATGGCTTGGAAAACCCTCTAGCCCCATTAGCCGCGCAACGACGCTGGGAGACCGCCTCTGCTCGTCCCCTGCTTCGGAGCCGTCAGATTGGGCTCCGGTGTTTACCGGATCAGCCGTCCGGATCTGCCGCGGATGGAGCTTTCCCTTCGCGTCAAGCACCGCGCGACTGTCGAGAGAGAGTCTGGGGCCGTCGCGGATCCTGCACGACGTCTTCCCTCCCTCGCCGGCCTCAAAAATCTGGAGCGGCAGGGGAAGTAATCGTCGGGCGGGTGTCCCTGCGCGGCTCTCTGGGGAGGAAGGATATACCACCGGCGAAGAGGGAGGAGGAGGCTGGCTCTCCTTAAACAACGACGGAGAAGAAGAGTCCGATCTCGTCGACGGCGAACTCGATCCGGCGATCTGAAATCGGCCATCCAACAATTAGAAAACCAAACGAAAACTAAAAGTAACCCCATCCAAGGTGACAGGAACTCACCGAGGCGGTGCTGAGGCGGCGAGCGGAGAAGCCACGCCTGCCTACGACGATG contains:
- the LOC122009897 gene encoding protein LONGIFOLIA 1-like, whose protein sequence is MLVEMTPGVVSHGGVLEEQRLERQIGCMTGFLHLFDRGHIVVGRRGFSARRLSTASIAGSSSPSTRSDSSSPSLFKESQPPPPSSPVVYPSSPESRAGTPARRLLPLPLQIFEAGEGGKTSCRIRDGPRLSLDSRAVLDAKGKLHPRQIRTADPVNTGAQSDGSEAGDEQRRSPSVVARLMGLEGFPSHRSEGGAEPIGAKLQRSASESRIRKDLSCYGFVGVSSMHNAHPGPARSEPISAEEFFKSVSLAKFKLNNTTKAMPPSKNGPLPPLQRKIFFDAEDIFPESKRPGTLYGEIEKRLRMRGIDEPAKDMETVKQILEVLHLKGLLHSNPSPLVGGCRNPYSNQCLTHEGAPIVIMKSTTKALRGRTGESPLLLPKIGAAPQSPSLVRRERTPVDSLLRGNERRNRAPKSPESPSSPVNRRPQNEVAHRRSQPQRRTSPIVSPKSSPKILGPDFLAARSPRSRRPTNPSSEDRVYSPAEDDTSTTFFENRAIVSSQYDFVRSKAEEYRPERNLLERCDKLLHNIAAFTGAEQSTASDLQPSPVSVLDSLAFLGEEGSPSPSPLSKRSIDFKDLLTDDREESQWSSTESTIEGDANGGLEDGNPDYRYVCEVVRACDRYGDACAAVYAVLEKRREAIDSCKADRLHRRLLFDTVTEILDQTRRVSPWDAFSPAMISPPAPGEEEVPPRQVWADIRGLRELALAVEECGMDDAAVGRAVRKDINRSLSDGWSRPGPEMSDTILDIERLVFKDLVAEAIRDLAPARRLVPRRKLEF